Sequence from the Equus caballus isolate H_3958 breed thoroughbred chromosome 6, TB-T2T, whole genome shotgun sequence genome:
GACTTtccctcagaaatgcaaaagatggGAGCCCACCAACTCCTGCCCAGGCCCCCTCTGAAGCCAGAAACCTCACTTACCAAAAGCCTGTGTGTTCTTCAAATACGCTTCAGTAGTCAATTCTCCACCACGAAAGAACTCTACGTCAGTGGCCGACTCTAGGTCTGTGGTCAACTCTAGGTCAGTGGCCGACTCTAGGTCTGTGGTCGACTCCAGGTCTGTGGTGGACTCTAGGTCAGCGGTTAAATCTAGTTCCTCACTTGGCTCTAGGTTAATGACCAGCTCTCCACCAGTGAGCGGCTCTATGACAACAGCCGGCTCTTCAGGCTCCAGGACAACCACTGGCTCTGGGTCGGCAGATAGCACCGGGTCATTGATAATGTGTATGAATTCTAaaggagacaaaaaagaacaagacaGCCCAAGCGCTTTCTACCAAGAATATTTCCGTGATCTCCACATCCTTCCCATTCCCAGGGGAAAACATGGAACATAAAAGAGTATATTGAATCAAATGTGGTCTCACCACAAGTCTCTCTTCTGCCAGCTGCTAGAAAATCCAGAAGACTAACTGCCACCCAGGAATATGCTCAGTGTCCTCTACACTACCCTCCTTTGAGGGGGTCAGTTTAGGAAAGAGCATTTGATATTGTGCCTCTAAATAAGAATTGGTCAGACCGGAACAGAATAAAAATTCCAGAGTCCCCATCTATACTCTTTCCAGTTcctgaaaaccaaacaaaaacaaaagggagTGTGGAGCAAGGAAAACAAGTATTTCCAAAGTGCGTGAGCAAGAATGGAATCAACTCTAAAATGGGCTACTCCTACGATTTTGTCATTTAATGGGCTATGTCAAGGACTTCATTTTCCAGCCTCTCCTGTAGAATGCACAATGCAGATGTTTTGGGGCTTGCTAACCACAAAAGCATCAAAACTGTGTAAGCCTGATCGACGTACAACTAGGGTCTTCTTGGACGATAGTGAAAGATATGTAGTCACTATGGCTGCTTGGTTCAGCAGGTTATGGGCACCCTGCCAGTGAGGCCAAAATCATTAGCTCCCTAACTCAGTCACTTTGCTTTATCACTCATTCATATGCAGTAAAGAACCCCAAACCTAGCACCCGATAAACAGAGCTACCAGAGGGAAAGCTGGGGGCAGAAAAATGGGGGGAAGTAACCATTTtaatgcaaatgaatgaaaaaccttCCTCCTGAGAAATGAACTGAATTCAGGAAGGACTAGAAAAGGCAAGCCTTCCCGGGAAATCTTCCTTTCTCTGGTTCATGAGGACATCTATTTCTTTCCTGTCTCAATGTGACTCACAAGTTTCCATTGCAGACCCACTGATTTCCTGCGTGTGACTGAGTTAGCCACTAAAGCACTTGGAGTTTTACTATAAAATGAGGGCATACCCTAGGACTTTTTAACCTGAATTAAATAGAATAAAGCCTCTTTAGCCTTCAATAGGGAATAGAACCACGGAAAACCGTCAGTAATTCTCTAATCACCCACCTTAAGCCCATCTGGCCCAGCCTTCTTACCTTTATGAGGTCAATTCAAACACACAACCCACTTCTTAGCTTAGCCACTTAACTACCCAAGGCCTCAGAGCTCAGCCGCCCATCCCACCTCCAGCCCAAGTTGATATAAATTTTACCCATTTCATTTTATGATGTTCACTGCaggtctctgtctctgtctgcctCTTTCTCCGTACTCATACACACGGCAGACACCGTGAAAGGATTTTAGCCCTCTTCTCTAAAGACGTCCAAACAGTCCACTTACCCTGGAATGCGATGGGGTAAGTCACAGCCAGACCGAACCAAGCAGAGAGGACCAGGGCCGTCCTGAGCATGGTGCCAGTGGGGAGTGCAGGAGGCTCTCGAAGGTGTGGAGGCAGGTGGCAGGTCTTAGGGGTGCTGGGCCCAGAGCTTCGCTGGGCTTTTATGTAACCCTCAGCCCTAGGTCCCTGAAGGCGGCATTCCCAGGtggtggtgaaaaaaaaaaaaaaaatgcaagccTCGCCCACACACAATGTGAATGCCCCTGGAGCGAAGAAAAGGAAacggtgggggagggagaagcaaggaggagctggaggaaaaCTCTGATAAGGTCCTTAACTGCGAAATTAGGTCGCCTTGCCCCATTACCATTAGCAGTAATTATGTGCTTCTCAGAGAGGCAGGGGAGAAATTCCAGTAGGTCGCGGACGACTCCCCTCCTGGCCTAAAGTTGCAAGTTTGTCATCTAGTTTGAAGCTTTACTGAGCCCCTGAAATGCTGCTTTGTATCAGAGTGGTGACTAAGAATATTGGTCACAGCTTGCTGGCTACTTTGATTATAAGGCAGTCCTATTATAAACAATCTTCTAACACCAGCGGGTCTCTCAAAGAGAAATTACtactacaataataataataacagaaatagctaaaattttaagatttcacATGTGCTActattttatttgattctcacCTGGGTCATATGTGGGAGGTATTATAATCCCTATTTTTCTGGTGAGGAGCCTAGAAGCTGAGAGATTAAATGACTCCAGATTCACCTGCAGATATTCACGCTCTAGAGCTGTCATTAACAGCAAGTACTTGGCCGTGTGGACGTGGCTCCTGCTAGTGACCCTCCCAGGCCTCTAGGGGGCACTGTTAAGCTGCCATGCATCGGCTGAAGCACGGACTCTAACCCTCACGGTAGATGCAAAATAAGCTGAGACTGCTAGAGTCAGGGACTGACTCACCTAAACCAGTCTCAGCGCTCAATTACGACCCTTATCGGAAAGGAGCTGTTTATCGCTTAACGCACAAGTCCCATCACAGGCTCAAACTCCCACGAGGCctttaagtctcagttttctttacTTAAATGGTCACAGCTGATTCCTGCGCCTCAGAAACCTCAGGGTTGGCAATACCATTGAGAGAAATCTCtcagtaatagtaataataagagctaatatttattaagtgcttaacTATGTGCCATAGGCATACATTATTTTATCCTAATACCAAACCTAAGGTAATCTTATTATTCTCCTTTTCTAATGAAGAAACCATGGCACAGGGAGGTTAGGgaaaggtcacacagtaagtgtgAGAGAATCAAGAAGCAAATCTTTGGGCACTCTGACGCTAGGGCCTTCGACCACTCTACTATGTGTGTGCTGTGTCGTCGTCGACCCTTTGTCCATCGGACCCGTCATGGTCTGTCCATCCCCCACACCCCGCTCGGCCCAGTTATCTCCCTGATCTCTTCATTGCTAGCTTTGTCCTGTGAAATGTGGCACTACACAGGCTTCACCTTAAAGGCAGGGGGAAAACACACATATCCATTAGAGAacgttttgtttttctggaaactAAATTTCCTTGGCAAGTCCTGTGCAATGAA
This genomic interval carries:
- the LOC100066131 gene encoding uncharacterized protein is translated as MLRTALVLSAWFGLAVTYPIAFQEFIHIINDPVLSADPEPVVVLEPEEPAVVIEPLTGGELVINLEPSEELDLTADLESTTDLESTTDLESATDLELTTDLESATDVEFFRGGELTTEAYLKNTQAFELSTAVESSTLSFEKEATEATVDYNSVQPESFANKDYEVVTAAYFDEPILVASDEPITSFGNDESVSVLF